ATCATGCCGGCGACGCTGTCGATCCTGCGGCAGGTCTTCCCCGACCGGCGCGAGCGCGCGGTCGCCATCGGTGTGTGGAGCGCGGTGGCCGCGGTCGGTGCCGCGGTCGGCCCGGTCCTCGGCGGCTTCCTCGTGGAGAACTTCTGGTGGGGCTCGGTCTTCCTCATCAACATCCCGATGATGGCCGCGATGCTGCTGATAGGAGGGTGGCTGCTGCCGGAGTCGCGCGGTGAGCGCAACGGCCCCTGGGACGTGATCGGCGCGATCGTCGCGGCGCTCGGTGTGCTGGGGATCGTCCTCGGCGTCAAGCGGATCGGCAGCGGCGCGGCCGTGGTCGGTCCGACGACGCTGCTGCCCATCGTCCTCGGCGTCCTGCTGCTGATCCTCTTCGTCCGCCGCCAGCGCCGCCGCACGCATCCGCTGATCGATGTGCGGCTGTTCGCCAGGCCCGCGTTCGGCACCTCCGTCGGCTGCATCGTGCTGGCCATGCTCGCCCTGGTGGGTCTGCAGCTGATCGCCGTTCAGTACCTCCAACTCGTCCTCGGACTGAGCCCCCTGCAGACCGGGCTGCGGATGCTGCCGCTGGTCTTCGCCGCGATGGCCGCCGGCCTCACCGGCTCGAAGATGCTGCAGGCCATCGGGCCGCGCGCGATGGTCTCGCTCGGCTTCGTGCTGACCGCCGTCGCGGTGCTCTGTCTGACCGCGATGAGCAGTCAGGACCGCCCCTGGCTGCTGTCCCTGGGCTTTGTGCTGCTCGGCTTCGGCTTCCAGTCCACGCTGTTCGGTGCCTACGAGTCGATGCTCAGCGAGGCTCCCGCCGAGCAGTCCGGCGGTGCCGCCGCGATCGGGGAGACCTCCTACCAGCTCGGCGCCGGTATCGGTGTGGCACTGCTCGGCAGCGTCATGAACGCCGCCTACGCCCCGGGGCTGAACCATGTGGACGGCGTCCCCGAGCGGGCCACCGCCTCGGCGGCGCACTCGCTCGGCGAGGCCTACAAGGTCGCCGCCGGCCTGGGCGGAGCCGCCCGCACCGCGCTGCGGGAGGCCGCCCGGGACTCCTTCGTCCGCGGGCTGCACGTCACCCTCATCGCCAGCGCCGTGCTGCTGCTGGTCGGCGCGGGGATCGCGCTGCGGCTGCCGCGCCGGGCGGCGGACTCCACGGAGCGGGCGGAGGCGGACGGCGAACCCGCCCCGGGCGAGGGCACGGGCGGGGCCGGCCGCGGCAGCAGCGAGCCCGCCCCGGCGAATTCCGGCCGCTGACCCCCGGCTCCCCGCACCGGGCGTACCTGCTCCGCCGCGCGGCGGTGACCCTTGCCGCGCGGCACCGCGGGCCGTACCGTCGGAAGCGGAAATAACTACCACTGCTAGTTTTTCGCGCTGATCCGCCGGAGGCCCCGCCATGTCCGCAAAGCCGTCCTCGACGCTGCCGCCGTTCGACCCCAGCGACCCCCTGGGCCTGGACGATCTGCTGACCGACGAGGACCGGGCGGTCCGGGACACCGTCCGCCGGTGGGCCACCGACCGTGTGCTGCCGGAGATCTCCGACTGGTACGAGCGCGGCGAACTGCCCGGCATCCGCGAACTCGCCCGGGAGCTCGGTTCCCTCGGCGCGCTCGGGATGTCCCTGACCGGCTACGGCTGCGCGGGCTCCTCCGCCGTCC
This genomic stretch from Streptomyces nigrescens harbors:
- a CDS encoding MFS transporter, with product MSGTTASGSGRTAGVPRLSGGGANRWTVLIVLCVSLLFVALDTTILYVAVPSVTEDLRPGPVELLWIVDVYPLIAASLLILFGTLGDRVGRRRILLLGYGLFGLASAAAALAPNPQILMVARALLGIGGAMIMPATLSILRQVFPDRRERAVAIGVWSAVAAVGAAVGPVLGGFLVENFWWGSVFLINIPMMAAMLLIGGWLLPESRGERNGPWDVIGAIVAALGVLGIVLGVKRIGSGAAVVGPTTLLPIVLGVLLLILFVRRQRRRTHPLIDVRLFARPAFGTSVGCIVLAMLALVGLQLIAVQYLQLVLGLSPLQTGLRMLPLVFAAMAAGLTGSKMLQAIGPRAMVSLGFVLTAVAVLCLTAMSSQDRPWLLSLGFVLLGFGFQSTLFGAYESMLSEAPAEQSGGAAAIGETSYQLGAGIGVALLGSVMNAAYAPGLNHVDGVPERATASAAHSLGEAYKVAAGLGGAARTALREAARDSFVRGLHVTLIASAVLLLVGAGIALRLPRRAADSTERAEADGEPAPGEGTGGAGRGSSEPAPANSGR